In the genome of Cercospora beticola chromosome 2, complete sequence, one region contains:
- the ARL1 gene encoding Arf GTPase arl1, translating into MGGALSMFSKLIWTKKEIRILILGLDNAGKTTLLYRLKIGEVVTTIPTIGFNVESVTYKNLNFNVWDLGGQTSIRPYWRCYYSNTAAVVFVIDSCDTERLGTAGEELRAMLDEEELRDASLLVFANKQDSPGAKGAGEISEVLRLGELKDRNWSIMACSAVTGAGVNEGMDWLVQTVGENA; encoded by the exons ATGGGCGGAGCGCTGTCCATGTTCAGCAAGCTCATCTGGACTAAGAAAGAGATCCGCATCTTGATTCTCGGCCTGGACAATGCTGGCAAAACTACACTCCTATATCGACTCAAAATCGGCGAAGTAGTGACCACGATACCCACCATCGGTTTCAACGTCGAATCGGTGACGTACAAAAACCTCAACTTCAATGTCTGGGACTTGGGCGGGCAGACGAGCATAAGGCCGTACTGGAGGTGTTACTACAGCAACACAGCGGCGGTTGTTTTTGTGATCGACAGCTGTGACACAGAAAGATTAGGTACAGCGGGCGAGGAGTTGAGGGCCATgttggacgaggaggagctgaGGGATGCGAGTTTGTTAGTGTTTGCGAACAAGCAGGACAGCCCTGGGGCCAAAGGCGCTGGTGAGATCAGCGAAGTGCTACGACTTGGAGAGTTGAAAGATAGGAATTGGAGCATAATGGCTTGTTCTGCGGTGACAGGAGCGGGCGTGAACGAGGGTATGGATTGGTTGGTG CAAACGGTCGGAGAAAACGCGTGA
- the RPL7 gene encoding 60S ribosomal protein uL30 (BUSCO:EOG09264P3R), translated as MAPTKQVKTSVATKDQILVPETLLKKRKSQEKERAEKAEQREARKKENKEKRAQIFKRAESYVKEYRDQEREKIRLTRVAKSEGSYYVPAEPKLVFVVRIKGINKIDPKKRKTLQLLRLLQINNGVFIRLTKATSEMLKIVEPFVAYGYPNLKSVRELIYKRGYAKTSQKHRIPLTDNSIIEEHLGKYGIVCMEDLIHEIYQVGPNFKQASNFLWPFKLSNPTGGFHKRKFRHFIEGGDLGNREEYINQLIRQMN; from the exons TTCGGTCGCTACCAAGGACCAGATCCTGGTGCCAGAGACCCTcctcaagaagcgcaagagccAGGAGAAGGAGCGCGCCGAGAAGGCTGAGCAGCGTGAGGCTCGCAAGAAG GAGAACAAGGAGAAGCGTGCCCAGATCTTCAAGCGCGCCGAGTCCTACGTCAAGGAGTACCGCGACCAAGAGCGCGAGAAGATCCGCCTCACCCGTGTCGCCAAGTCTGAGGGCTCCTACTACGTCCCAGCCGAGCCAaagctcgtcttcgtcgtccgcATCAAGGGTATCAACAAGATCGACccaaagaagcgcaagaccCTCCAGCTCCTGCGTCTCCTCCAGATCAACAATGGTGTCTTCATCCGCCTGACCAAGGCTACCTCTGAGATGCTCAAGATCGTCGAGCCATTCGTTGCCTACGGTTACCCCAACCTCAAGTCCGTCCGTGAGCTCATCTACAAGCGCGGATACGCCAAGACTTCCCAGAAGCACCGCATCCCTCTTACCGACAACTCCATCATCGAGGAGCACCTCGGCAAGTACGGCATCGTCTGCATGGAGGACCTGATCCACGAGATCTACCAGGTCGGACCAAACTTCAAGCAGGCCTCCAACTTCCTCTGGCCATTCAAGCTCTCCAACCCAACTGGTGGCTTCCACAAGCGCAAGTTCCGCCACTTCATCGAGGGTGGTGACCTTGGTAACCGCGAGGAGTACATCAACCAGCTCATCCGCCAGATGAACTAG